One region of Wyeomyia smithii strain HCP4-BCI-WySm-NY-G18 chromosome 3, ASM2978416v1, whole genome shotgun sequence genomic DNA includes:
- the LOC129730062 gene encoding protein archease-like yields MEVPLDSQEQEIPEIKYEYLDHTADVQLHAWGETLKEAFEQCGMAMFGYMTELPTVDIKTCYEIKTEPTDDLENLLFRFLDELLFLFSAEPFLICKKLEITKFDTENFYIECRCYGEEFDLSKHPQGTEVKAITYSAMKIYQNIEPNRSEVFVIIDI; encoded by the exons ATGGAAGTGCCTTTGGACTCGCAAGAACAAGAAATTCCTGAAATCAagtatgaat ATTTGGATCACACCGCAGATGTTCA ATTACACGCATGGGGCGAAACACTGAAAGAAGCTTTCGAGCAATGCGGGATGGCCATGTTTGGCTACATGACGGAACTACCGACGGTGGACATTAAAACATGCTACGAAATCAAAACCGAGCCTACAGATGATTTAGAAAATCTACTATTTCGCTTTCTGGACGAGTTGCTGTTTCTATTTTCGGCAGAACCATTTCTGATTTGTAAAAAATTAGAGATCACCAAGTTTGACACGGAAAATTTCTACATCGAATGCCGCTGCTACGGGGAGGAATTCGACCTCAGTAAACATCCTCAGGGGACGGAAGTGAAAGCGATCACCTACTCGGCTATGAAGATTTATCAGAACATTGAGCCGAACAGAAGTGAAGTGTTTGTTATCATAGACATTTAA